The Vanessa cardui chromosome 9, ilVanCard2.1, whole genome shotgun sequence genome has a window encoding:
- the LOC124532401 gene encoding odorant receptor 13a-like → MKILNSIWKKLTDTDAIKSASGNLEIQFFEYIYRVTYIYGLSTSDHSVAYWIYSTTVKTLLLLLVCSEFWNFFSITWTIDGVIDAINIILIQLGSFCKYRVLTSKRHIFKSLASSMESGNFDLSTEERKNILETWRTRNDTWLKLLLGIGTSTVIAWYIYPLVDDLDYNLMVSIRLPFDYRTPVLYAITYIFTLIVFSLICYFVMTNDLNVQAHLMHLLCQFSILNDCFKNIISDCQRNFKDIDLNNLHLNKEFTQVYKCRLGNLVDQHTLILKNTLKLRDLMSIPMLIQLATSTTLICSISFQVTTSVDVNMTKGLMSLFYLGYNMFVLYIICRWCEEIKIQSESISEAVYCSGWENGIVMAPGVRTSILLILARAHKPTGLSAGGMYDLSLEAYANIVKTSYSALTVLLQLR, encoded by the exons ATGaagattttaaattcaatatggaAAAAACTCACAGACACCGATGCTATAAAATCAGCAAGTGGAAATCTCGAAATACaatttttcgaatatatttatcGCGTCACATATATTTAcg gtcTTTCAACTTCTGACCACAGTGTGGCTTATTGGATATATAGTACGACAGTGAAAACTCTATTACTGTTGCTCGTATGCTCTGAATTTTGGAACTTCTTCAGTATTACTTGGACTATCGATGGAGTTATAGAtgcaattaatattatcttgATACAACTGGGTTCTTTTTGCAAGTACAGAGTACTg acTTCCAAAAGGCACATATTCAAAAGTCTTGCTTCTTCCATGGAGTCAGGGAATTTTGATTTATCGACTGAAGAGAGGAAAAATATACTGGAAACCTGGCGGACAAGGAACGATACGTGGCTAAAATTACTGTTGGGGATAGGAACTAGCACTGTCATTGCATGGTat ATTTACCCTCTTGTGGATGACCTGGATTACAATTTAATGGTTTCGATTAGATTACCATTTGATTATAGAACACCGGTTCTATACGCGATCACCTACATCTTTACACTGATAGTGTTTTccttaatatgttattttgttatgacAAACGATCTCAACGTACAAGCGCACTTAATGCATTTGCTTTGTCAATTTTCCATACTTAACGACTGTTTCAAGAACATAATAAGTGATTGCCAAAGAAATTTTAAAG ATATcgatttgaataatttacatttgaataaagaatttacTCAAGTGTACAAGTGTAGATTAGGTAATTTGGTGGATCAACATACGCTCATATTAAA GAATACTTTGAAACTTCGCGATTTAATGAGCATACCCATGTTGATTCAGCTGGCGACTAGTACAACACTTATTTGTTCCATAAGCTTTCAAGTTACAACG TCGGTGGATGTCAATATGACGAAAGGACTTATGAGCCTCTTTTATCTCGGATACAATATGTTCGTCCTTTATATAATCTGTAGATGGTGCGAAGAGATAAAGATTCAG AGTGAAAGTATAAGTGAAGCAGTATATTGTTCGGGATGGGAGAACGGTATCGTAATGGCGCCGGGGGTACGAACATCTATTTTACTAATACTGGCCCGTGCTCACAAGCCCACTGGACTATCCGCTGGAGGCATGTACGACCTCTCTTTGGAAGCGTATGCAAAT